The Henckelia pumila isolate YLH828 chromosome 2, ASM3356847v2, whole genome shotgun sequence genome includes a window with the following:
- the LOC140878729 gene encoding uncharacterized protein — protein MEADTFILEGHARKWWRSASAQLLQEQGHVLWTDFRRLFTQLHFSPALHQVKAIKFLNLKQGSMTIYEYQQKFIDLLPFFPYIGFSSEAKYDHFLQGLNHEIFDREEISVSRAKFLQSSRPTSSLGPRAQLFKNQGSTSSSFGSSGVFHFGKKKKKGRCEHCGRKHPFDECHHVSGACLYAEIWAIRRRIVLTVVDRVVVLRPSFNSALIQQCPQASSLGPSNLRPHVQGQVFALNQDHAHEDIERMISGTFLLFCISAYVLIDTDESHSFISARFIKNFRLPYISLNLLLVVSTPMGQEVLAKRRVVGCTLEFEGHQLCANLMVLVMDDFECIIRIDLLTSYRAIVDCYQRFVQFRPEDGDVWYFYGEEARPLMLIVCALRAFRALKSGGEGYFIYAIDTSSEGPDIQDIPVV, from the exons ATGGAGGCGGATACTTTTATCTTGGAAGGTCATGCTCGCAAGTGGTGGAGATCCGCGTCCGCGCAGTTGCTCCAGGAGCAGGGTCATGTTTTGTGGACCGATTTTCGTAGACTATTTACGCAGTTGCACTTTTCCCCAGCCCTCCACCAGGTGAAGGCGATCAAGTTTCTTAATCTGAAGCAAGGGTCCATGACCATTTATgaatatcagcagaagttcatcGATCTTCTACCATTTTTCCCATACATTGGCTTCAGTTCTGAGGCTAAGTATGACCACTTCTTGCAGGGTCTGAACCACGAGATCTTCGATCGG GAAGAGATCAGTGTGAGTCGTGCAAAGTTTTTGCAGTCTTCTCGACCTACTAGTTCCTTGGGTCCGCGTGCTCAGTTGTTCAAGAATCAGGGATCCACGTCTTCTTCTTTTGGGTCTAGTGGTGTTTTTCATTTTggtaagaagaagaagaaagggcGTTGTGAGCACTGTGGGAGGAAGCACCCGTTTGATGAGTGTCACCATGTTTCTGGGGCTTGTTTGTATGCAGAGATATGGGCCATACGAAGAAGGATTGTCCTAACCGTGGTGGATCGGGTTGTGGTTCTCAGGCCATCGTTCAACAGTGCCCTCATTCAACAGTGCCCTCAGGCTTCATCTCTTGGTCCATCCAACTTGCGCCCACATGTTCAGGGTCAAGTCTTTGCACTCAACCAGGATCATGCCCATGAAGATATTGAGCGCATGATTTCAGGtacctttttattattttgtatatcTGCTTACGTTTTGATTGACACCGATGAATCACATTCATTTATCTCTGCACGATTTATCAAGAATTTTAGGTTGCCTTACATTTCCTTAAACCTTCTCTTAGTCGTATCAACTCCGATGGGTCAGGAAGTTTTAGCTAAGCGTCGAGTGGTAGGTTGTACTCTTGAGTTCGAGGGTCACCAGTTGTGCGCTAATCTGATGGTGTTAGTAATGGATGATTTTGAGTGCATCATCAGGATTGATCTCTTGACTTCATATCGAGCTATAGTGGATTGCTACCAAAGGTTTGTCCAGTTTCGTCCGGAAGATGGTGATGTGTGGTACTTCTATGGTGAGGAAGCGCGACCCCTGATGCTAATTGTATGTGCTTTGAGAGCCTTTCGTGCTCTaaagtctggcggggaaggctacttTATTTATGCCATTGACACATCCTCTGAGGGACCCGATATTCAGGATATACCAGTTGTCTGA